A window of Pedococcus badiiscoriae genomic DNA:
GGATCTCGCGACGATGCCTGCCTTGTCGGTCGAGGATCTCGTCATTGCCGGCGACGCCTTTGCCACTCGGGACCCGCGCCTGGTGGCAGCCCTCGCGGCAGCCGGAGCCGGAGTCGGCGGCAGGGGCCGGCGTAAGCTCCGTGCTGCGTCCGAGCTGGTCAGGAGCGGAAGCGGGTCACCGATGGAGACCCGGGCCCGACTCGCCTTCGGCGAGGCTGGTCTGCCAGAGCCAGAGCTCAACGCAACCGTCTATGCCGAGGACGGCCACTTCCTTGCGCGGGTGGACTTCATGTGGCGAGGGCCGCGCGTCATCGTCGAGTACGAAGGTGACCAGCACCGGTCGGACCGACGACAGTGGGAGAACGACATCCAGCGCGTCCGG
This region includes:
- a CDS encoding DUF559 domain-containing protein, which gives rise to MPALSVEDLVIAGDAFATRDPRLVAALAAAGAGVGGRGRRKLRAASELVRSGSGSPMETRARLAFGEAGLPEPELNATVYAEDGHFLARVDFMWRGPRVIVEYEGDQHRSDRRQWENDIQRVRLLEDLGWKVVRITAADLADPHRRRELMRMLHRLVG